In a single window of the Nilaparvata lugens isolate BPH chromosome 1, ASM1435652v1, whole genome shotgun sequence genome:
- the LOC111051804 gene encoding uncharacterized protein LOC111051804 has product MLPRYSMFAALILLVDASPLVPSDQPDPLSTVSNEVADDPSSALSGVYSECLIKISFPCVQRKTLLFIDRLSRLDRIRIVGDYVSIVRVTQQKSPAIVLEESPLDRDEATLRALIDLSIDRFFQTHVVRLQIPPLFPEPEAAAADGTGKAASDDTVVDFTIGDSIQAEGRKKGGGGGGGGGKMKGMKKLMMLMGMMMMTKLIMIAPILMGVMGLAAIKALIFSVMSITISKIMLLKKLKAMMGNKGGHGGGHDSGSSGGWSSGGGGSSGGGWDRSLDDGHPLAYRGYVS; this is encoded by the exons ATGTTGCCGCGTTACTCCATGTTCGCGGCGTTGATCCTCCTCGTGGACGCGAGTCCCCTAGTCCCATCAGATCAACCCGATCCTCTCTCGACTGTCTCAAACGAAGTGGCGGACGACCCCTCATCGGCTCTATCAGGAGTCTACTCAGAGTGCCTCATCAAGATCTCCTTCCCGTGTGTGCAACGCAAGACCCTCCTATTCATCGACCGCCTGTCTCGACTGGACCGCATCCGCATTGTCGGCGATTACGTCAGCATCGTGAGGGTGACCCAACAGAAGTCACCCGCCATCGTCCTGGAGGAGTCGCCGCTGGATCGCGACGAAGCCACGCTGCGAGCGCTGATCGATCTGTCGATTGATCGATTCTTCCAGACGCATGTCGTTCGCCTGCAGATTCCGCCGCTCTTCCCGGAACCGGAAGCGGCCGCTGCGGACGGCACGGGCAAAGCGGCAAGTGATGACACCGTCGTTGATTTCACGATTGGCGACTCGATTCAGGCCGAAG gtagaaagaaAGGAGGCGGCGGCGGAGGTGGGGGTGGCAAAATGAAGGGCATGAAGAAGCTGATGATGTTGATgggaatgatgatgatgaccaAGCTGATCATGATCGCTCCAATCCTGATGGGGGTGATGGGTCTGGCGGCGATCAAGGCGCTTATCTTCAGCGTGATGTCGATCACCATCTCCAAAATCATGCTGCTGAAGAAGCTGAAGGCCATGATGGGCAACAAGGGGGGTCACGGGGGCGGCCATGACAGTGGCAGCAGTGGCGGCTGGTCGAGTGGTGGCGGGGGGAGCAGTGGGGGTGGTTGGGACAGATCGCTGGACGATGGCCACCCGCTGGCCTACCGAGGATATGTCTCGTAA